CTTAATCGTCAATTTTCCTGTATTTCTagaactcagatatctatggctCGCAAACTGGTTTTCCAATCTTTCCTAGGTAGAAATTTTAGTAATTAAGTTCAGTATTTCTcttttatgatgtttgaaacattatcAAGTGATAAAATTATTTGCATggtaaattttcaattgatccgtaaattaattcatagaactaatattatTAAGAACCATTGAACATCTTTTCTTAGAATCATacttcgagatttttcacaaggtaagcttgactcgaaacttcttccttgtaaatctactagaagtaaTACGACATATTCTCTATACATAGATGGTGAGATAGTGAGTACAatataatggttcagtcttcacatacatgatacagaagttctccaaatgtcatCATCGATCTTtaatcttcaagggtgatctttgatactcaactacaaattctaacctagttagAGACTTgacatagtagactagaaatcaagatatagttttgattatACAACATTGAAAAAAGatcgagataacaaaacttgtagtttcaaccgagcaatactctaacagtaGGGGTTTGCAAACCTACCTTATTCCCGAACTTATATGTAAAGGGTTCGGAAACCGTGTTTTCAAACCTCTATAATTCGTGAAATTCAAACTAACTTAGATAATGCATATATGAAGTATGTATACTTTGCGCAAAGCAGTTCTAAAAATATCTCGAATAACCATAAACAATATGCATTTTTGCTTGGATAAAAAATAGTTtgcgaataataaattgttctaactAACATTGTTAAGGATATATGAACAtgcattgcttgaatcatatttcgagagtttaaccaagacaatATAGAAGTCGAAAATTCTTATTCGCAATATTAAATCTACAAACATCATACGACATAGgacagtcttcacatacctctttgttgatgaagttctcgcaaatgtcTTCGTTTTTTTTCCACTCTTCAATCTTCGAGAGTTATTCAGTAATGTCTAATGCTCAACTGACATACTCtaaacctagtctgagacttgactttagtaaacaagaaatgaagatataattttgtacatctaacattgacagcaagcttgagatagcaaaacttacgagttcgaccgagcgatgctctaataaTATTGGCATTAGGGTAAAAAGAAATGGATACTCTACGCTATTAGTGATAATCAAATTTTGTTAAATCGAGATATTGTTCTTTATATTTAGTTATAAAATAACATTCCCTTCATATCTAGCGGTATAAAATCAATTTTGGATGCCCAACTCCCTCACCCATATGAGTTATATTATTCCTCCATCAAAAGACATGAAAAAATATAATCCCCTTTAACTGAATCGAGCATTGGTTTTAAAATTCTTGCACCATCAGCGTACACACACTATTTTATACCTCCATAGTTAATATATTCAACTTTTAACTAAAGAAGAAATCATATTTAATGGGGAAAAAAAGTGTAGATGAATCATAAAAAGATTAAAGACTCGATGAACATTGGATAAAATATGTTTTTTTTCCCCAAGGAAATGGTAAATGCTTATGGAAATTGACAAAACTAAAAGGTGAATACAGTATGAATGATCTCATCTTCATATTGTAACGCACACAAACCATATAAATAATCTAAAAAAATGTGCATATAATTCAAAAAAAAGATTGAAGACTCGATTAACAATTAAGTCCATGTGATGTATTCTCGGGTAAGCGACATAGCCTAATGATGCATTCGCATCATGATGAAGCTTTGGTAAGTAATACAACAAAATAATGCATCCTCTGGTAAGCAACACGGGGAATATAAGGCATTTTTCAACCAACATGCTCTCCCTATATAAGTCTTACCCATATTTTTACAAAGGAAAATTTGTAAGAGTTTGGAACTCAATCCCACGTTATTTAAATACAACATTAGACCAAGTAATAACTTCACAAAATCTAAATGATGCATTCTTGGGTAAGCGAGGTAGAATATGGTACATCCTCGGATAAACAACACAATAAAATGATGCATTTACGAGTAActcacataaaaaaaaaaattcatttacaTCATGATGTATCCACTAGTAAGCAAATAGCTATCAAGATCCAACATTTTTACCAAGCATGCATCACAAGTTTGAAATGATTCATCAATGTGCTCAATGACGCGTCACGGAGCACACACCATTTCCAAGTGGTGAATTGGAGGCAAGATGCATCCTATAATACGCGCAATATAGAAAATATATGGGACACACTTATTATGATCTTTGACGATCATCGACATATTATCAGTACCTTATGGTGTTGATGCTAATGATGACTTTCAGTATTTTGAGAGGAGATAAGAaagaaaagaacaacaaatagtTTTAATGATAAATAATTAATCTTCTATCTTTTTTTCTTGTTAATAAAAGGCATTTTTTCCATCTCAAAGTAATAAAGAGAGGAGAAACCTGCTCTATTCTTCTCTCTCATACGATCAGAGAAACCCTAAAACACTAAGTCGTCGTTGTTTCGATTTTCTCTCATGAGAGCACATCGGGGTAGGCCTTCCCATACACTCTCCTACCTCacatttctttctatattagctattttttcttatattgattttattttattttagatctTAAACTACTGTTTTTCTCATGTTATTAGAGTTTGAATCTTCTTTCTCTagctttgtttttagattttagttTGCCCTGTTTCAACCGGTTTTTACTAGAGTTTATCTCCTATCATCGTCTTGGATTATCTTTTTTGAGGGTTTTACTCATATTTTTGTGGCTTTTGAGTTATAGTGAAGAAACTCAATAGTTGGATCTCGATTCTCTGTAGAAAGAAAAAACTCAccaaatagattttttttccagTACTTTCCAGCAGTGGGATATTTGGTCATGTGATGGTagactgatttttttttgaatgggatggagtattttaaaagaaaatcccCTAGTCTAAAAAAGGCATGTAACAAAttagaaaagcaaaaaaaaaaaaaaaatcattagctGTCAAAACAAGTAAGGTCATTCATAGCACGTTTGGATACAAAtctgcttctgacttctgcttcccTTGAagtcgaagtcagaagcaaaactattttgcttcacaaaaagttaacttttcgaTTTCTAAAAGTCGTTTTAAAATCTGATGACCAAACTAGCTCCTGACTTTTCGACTTCTAGAAGTCGAAAAGCTACTTGTGATGTGCTATCCATGTTACATTCTTATTAGATTTCTGAAATGGTAGAAATAATTGTAAGGGTTCATATAGTCATCAACGTTTGTGAAGCAAATCAAGTGAAAGTGAAACGTTAATATCCTGATATTTGATGGCTTTTTATTTGTCATAAACTGCAATGATTTTTTTTACAATTTTGGTCTTGAATCTATAACGACTCCAATTTTATATCGGCTCTTTAACCAGTATATGAGACTTTGctttttttatgaaaaaaaaagttcTAAAAAAGTATCCATATTAGTAATCTTATAACATATCCCAAATGGGGTTATCCATAAAAATTTACCATATACTTTTTGTTTTCGGTACGTTTTTAATAGTTGTTTTCGGTACTTTTTCAGCAGTGAGATACTTGATCGTGCAGAGGAGactgattattttattttatttttattttatttttgaaacattgcaattttgtttttgattgagatggagtatttgaaaagaaaattccaTGTTCTTTGAAAGGCAATGTAACAAACCagaaaagcaaaaagaaaagaaaaatgattaggtgCCAATGCAAAAGGCATGCACTTGGTCCAATCAGACGCACTTTTGTTACCTCTATTCCGATTGTTATTCTTATCTCTTAGACTGACTAGATGTGAAGTTGGAAAGTGGTACCAAACAAAACACCGAGTTTCCATAGGATCAGGCAAATGGACACACTGAAATAGACACCGCTAACCAAGGAGTGAGAGAGACATTGTGATGTGCTAGTAGTAAATGCTCAATTAATTAATTTTGAATTAAAATtcaacaataatttttttttttcttttattattgttACTGTTGAACGTTGCTTGATATGCTCTTATAAAATAACCTAGGGATTATTCCTAATTTCCAGACATAAAATATTGACTAAATACATTATTTTATTCCATTTTCTGCTGGACATAAAATAGCCCAGCAAAAATAGTGGTTATTGCTTATTGCTACTGGAcattgtttgattttattttctatttgatctCTGTCCCATTTCAGTTGGCATTATGAGTTTTTTCACACGGTTTAAGATATTGacggatttttttcttttttatcatgtctgtgaataatgtcgtAGAAATCAGTTGGAAGGAGTCATGGTTTTAATGCAAAGGTGAGTCTGAAAAGTGTGtgttaaaaaaaagaagaagcaatCTTACATTTTGACACACCAAAAAGATCCCCAAATTATCACCTAAAATGAGATAAGGAAAAATATACCAATTTTTATCCTGatcaaattggggtatacctaataagaTAAAACCTgaatcattttgaagtaaaacaggacatcccttaaccttgtattttttaaatggctaatatacctttgtttaattaacactagaaAAATATGATTAGCTTATTTAATTGAGTAGAATAAAATTTATGAATTTAAGTTACGAAATTTTGTGTTTGATATGAATTTATGTGGGTAgatttttgatgaatttttttttgttttgaagatATTTGTATGAACTGAAATGAAAGCACACTACGCCAAgcacttctaaaaaggggattgcaaagatgttgtatgaaatcatactcaaaattagaaaagaaatcaatactttcagttctgaaagtatgaaaagtcggcaaggtcgacgaatgaagaccATGTCGACTAAAGTTGGTCGGCATGCTTGTTTCTAAAAAAATGcagactttattatttttgacacacatgAGACTGTTGTAAATGCCTAAGCAGTCGGCATCTTATTGATTTCCTACCTCGCCGGCTaacttatagtcggcaaggtcgacaaaaaaataccttgccgactataggatttttgacatacagaaaaaggtgttacaaatgcatgattagtcggcaaggtataaggatgaataccacCCAGTAAATGCTAATTTCATAGATGAAAAGTCGGCACAATATTCAACCTAGGAAGCTGCCGACTAGTATtaatcggcaaggtcgacaaaaattTACCCTGACGATtagtattagtcggcaaggtcgaaaaAAAATATCCTACCAACTTTCGGTAAAAATGTTGAATCATAAgggatttgagattgggtatgattttgtacaATCTAAAGTcgaataaaaatgttgaatcataAGGGATTTTGAGATTGGGAATGATTTTGTAATACATACTCGAgttgagattgggtacaaaatcatacccaatctcaaaacccgtgtttttttttttcattttgattttttttttatttcatcatgTAGAGATTTTGAAATCATACCCAATCTTAAGGAggttttgaatattttttttgatagatTTTGGTTTTAGTCGTCAAGGTTTAAATTTGGCTGAAAATAGTAAGGATAATTTGGTCTTTTAGtatcttttagacaccccttaacacACTATTTTGGATGGGAACaaaatgggtataccccaattaatctgggtataccccaatctagTCAGGATTTTTATCGGTTCaacattgttttattttattttcatccgCTTTCAAAAATTTCCCCTTTCATATTTAATGTGTAATTAACGAGAACATCGTTGTCACGGTGGAGAGGGACGACCAAAGATAAACGAAACAAGTTTGAAAAGGTGAAAGTGTCACTTTTCCTAAAACGTAGGTAGTACATTGTTTTATTAGTTGTGAAGGAAAATTAGttaatgcataaaccaaaatatggatgcataatgtgttatgcattctttgtggtggtttgcttAATGtccatgcattcaattttcgaaaattgtgcccAAAAGGACaaacacctccgaatttttcgtagaaactctaaaattgatattgttgtttgtactcattgcagatctctttaaaatcttttcaacGGGACAAAGTTTGTAAAATTCCATGGTACGgatttttggatatgttatatAGTTTGCTTGCCAGTTATACCTGTGAAGAAATAGAATACATAAAGAGTTATAGTAATTGAACTAAAAGGAAGGGACAGTTTTGTCCAGTGAAAAAGTGACGGAGATTTCcaatatttttttatcaaattgGACATTTACATTAGgttttattttacaaaaaaaatatccATAAAAGTAACTCCCTCTTTTCGAGCCCTCTGATCCTTGATGACTTGatgcaaaaataataataatgctaaGAAATAGTCCAAATTGATATTATTTAACTTTTGAGATAGTTTCTTGTCGAATATCCTAATTATATATATTATGAACCGAAGCAAAATAAAAGCTACTCCCTTATCCAATTTAGAcggagattttagggtttttacagGTTCTCTATTACATGAAGGTatctaataatttttatttttaattttaaaagaaTTTCTTAATTTATCTTTGGAATCGTATACAAATTTAAAATACAATTTTTTTAATCCGCCTGAAAACATCTAAACCTTCACATGCACTTGAGTAAGTACCAAAATCAAAACTGAAAAGAAGTTAGTGGGTAAAATTGTTGGACGGTAAGAAAATTTTACGGTAAATGTGGGAATTTTGGTCAGTAAATATTTGATGGTACAATTATTTTTGCAATCATAACAAGTGCATGTAGTGCCAAAAATAAATGATTAAAATAATAGagctacaagaaaaaaaaatctaaaatagcTTATCTACTATAAAATCTAAATAAAGTAGTAATAAGCAAAAATCCAAACTGATTTTTaattaagaaaacaataaaatcaaAAATGGAAAGTATAATGAATCAGAGAGTCGGTATGGGCAGGAGAAGCAGATATGACAGTTAGACGGCATGTCATTTCAGAGACACAAACACACATTACTACTACTAACATTCACTCTCTCAAATCAATCACTGTTTTTTTCATCAGAGTTAGATCCCATTTCCCCATTTTCACTTCTAATCTTGATTTTGATGTACTCTCCACCAAATTCATGTTTCTGAGCTCCAAGTAAGGAAGTATTGGTCGTagcaattttttcttctttattttgttgttgttgttgttgcagtggAGAGGAGAATGAATCGGTGGTGTGTTCCTGATTTTGAAGTAGAAGAAGACCACCACTTAATCCCATCTTCTTCTGGATTACACCGCCCTCCTAATAATAAACCCTCAAAGTAAGTCTATttgatttttgatgtttttttttttttttttctgtgttttgattttgattaatatatatgtgcaataaataaatatagaCATGGAGGAGATGAGCTAGTGGAGCTCTTATGGGAGAATGGACAACTTGTGAATCAGAATCATAAATCACATAGGAAGAAAACCCATCATTactcaaactcaaaatacccttaTCAATCACCACAAGATGATTTTGGGGGTGCAAGTATCAGTGGCAGAAGAGAATTTCAGGATATGGGGTCTCGGCTTATGGAAGAAACAGGGGAGGGGGGAGCAGCAACTGGGAGCCAACATCTCTTTATGGAAGAAGATGAGATGGCTTCTTGGTTGCATTACCCTCTCTCTCCGGATGACAATTCCGCATTCCGACCAAGATTCGGCGCAGATGATAATCATAATAATCTTGTTTATGCTACTCAATTTGGGGGTGATTATACTCCGCCACAACCGCAGCCGCAGCCGCCTGTGAATAGGATAACTCAGATTATAGATGACCACCCAACAGAACATAAACTCCCAGCACCTACTCCTCCAGAACATAAACTCCCAGCACCTACTCCTCCTACTCCTCCAGAACATAAATTCTCAGCAGCTGCTCCTACTCCTGCTCCTCATAGGCCGCCAATACCAACACCAATGTCATCATCTTCGTCATCCAAATTCCATAATTTTGGGCATTTCTCGCGACACAAAATGCTGCAAAGTGATGAATCTCAACCAACGACTTCAGATAAGATGAGGACTGGATCAGCAGTATTGGGAAGTTCTTGCGAGACACCGCCTATGTGGGCAAGTAAGAGTAGTGATACAGCAGTGCCAGAAAAAGATGAAGCAGCGGTGGCCTCTGAGCAGATGACAACAAGGACATCCTCTTCCGCTGGTTCAGGTGCTGGTGCCGAGCCGTCAACAAAAATGCCTACGGAGGACCGTAAAAGAAAAGCGAGAGAAACCGACGAACAGGAGTACCAAAGTGAGGTAAGTAGTTTGTTTCTGAACAATTAATAAAGCATGTGAAACCTcattacaaaaataaatagtgAGCATGAACGATGATACTTGTTATGATGTAGACCAATTCCACCTGATATACCTATATATGCTTAGATATGTAATTTACCGACTACAATAAGCTAGCTACGAGGTATAACACTAACATTACACTGTCAGGCTCAAATGTTTTGATGGAAAACCTAATAGGAGAATAAAACCCTGGCAACATAGTCACCCAAGTAAGCTGTCTATGAAAGCTTCCGGCTCCATTGTCTTCATTTGGAGTCAAGTTTGGGTCCCCCACAAGCTAACAAACATACCCGGTCCTGGGCttgtctatctactctatttacATTTGGTAAGTTGCCAAATTTAACCAGTTTCAAACATGCTTAGGTTTGGTATGCTCAACCATGATTCTGTCTAAAACTAAACTCCAAGCAAGATCTGATTTTGCTTGAAAATTAGATTCATGTTGAACCACAGAACATATCTCGAAGGTTTGAGCCAAAGCTAGCATGCTACCTATTTTAGCATAGCAGATGGTGCCTCAGGTTTGGATAGGTATGATGGGCAGTCAGACTTTAGGGAGGTTTTGAACCAAGGTTGTGTAATAATTCTTCACCTTGTACTCCCTTGAAGCGAATGCACGTGAAATCTGAAACTCTGAACACAGTTTCTAGCAGACAAAGTATCCTTATTTATCTTCATGACTAGGCATCTTAACTTTAAACATTTGCTTCTTTTTTTGGAAAAGGATGACAAGTTCGAATCTGTGGACACAAAGAAACAAGCTCGTGGATCAACATCTGCAAGGCGAGCTCGTGCCGCTGAGGTCCACAATCTCTCTGAGAGGGTGAGCTTCTTCTGACTTTTGGTTGCCTTGTCAGTGAGTTGGGTTTCTGTAATtattcttaatacagtgtggtattcaatgtAGAGACGTCGAGATAGGATAAATGAGAAGATGAAGGCCTTGCAAGAACTCATACCTCGTTGCAATAAGGTACACTTGTGCATATTTTCCTTCACTATTTTTTTCTTTGCGACATGAGCATGCTTTCCTTAATCTAGtttcatatagttatttatatatACTTTTCCTTATGTGTTCCGACTTTCCAGTCAGACAAAGCGTCAATGTTGGATGAGGCAATTGAGTACTTAAAGTCGCTGCAGTTACAAGTTCAGGTTTGTTCTATAAATCTTTTGCTTCTTTGGTATTGAGTCACTAGAGCTGTTGTAGTGACGATGATCTGATTGATCATAGATTTATTTTaggcagaaatgaataacttgaCCAGTCCCTATGAAAAGCTTCTCATGGACACGCTGAAGTTTTTAATACCAGTAGTTTTTCGAATCTGCTAGACGTCGTTTATTTTTGTCTGGTTTACCCAATTGCCGTCTCATCGACATCACCAATTTGGTAGTGTTTTTGTTATAGGAAAGTCATACCTCTACAGGTTTTTTGCATTTTGGAATCTAAGACTTAAACGACATCTCATAGATTTAAGAATACACAAATTAGTGCTGTCTAGTTTTTGTCTTTTGAATGACTCTTGGGAAGATGAACAattttttttacttcttcttttccATTTGTCAAAACGCCTGTGTTGAGTTTTTTGAGATATCAAATTTTGTTATAACCACTTTTGGCAGATGATGTCGATGGGATGCGGCATGGTCCCTATGATGTTTCCTCCTGGTGTTCAGCAATACATGTCCCCAATGGGGATGGGCATGGGGATGGGGATGGATTTTGGTTTGAATCGACCAATAATGATGCCATATACCTCAGTTTTAGCTCCTAGACCTCCCCATTTGGGTCAGACTCCTCCTGTGCCTGGATTTCGTGTTCCGCCTCCCCCTGCAAACACAAACAACTCGCTGAGACCCCCTATTTTCCCTGCTGATCCCTACCAAAATTATTTCAACAGCCTCCACATGCAAGTACCAAGACGCCCGGATCAGGTAGTATGCCATGGACTCCATAGCTCTATCTATACTGTCATGATAACTTCTCCAAAGGATTATATTTTACTGATAATATGTTATTTGTAACTGCAGAATGAATCCATGGCCCAGCCATGCCCCAGCAAAGGTGCGAGGGTGACAACAACCACAAGCCTGGTAAGCTTTGAGCATAATCAGATCTCACATTATAATCTGAGAATTATCGTAGTACATTTTCTTGATCTATTACTGTACCACCGCCTCCTTGGTAGTTTTGATTTTACCATAGAGAAAAGAACAACAGAAAGGAAACAGTGACTTCATAAATAAAGTAAACCAACATGAATTTTGTCAGCCATGTTAGAGCTGACAAGCATAACTTACCTTCTTGTGTTTTTCATATTTCAGGATGATCCTTGCTTTACTGCCACCACTGTTAAAGAGACAGATGCAGGGACCAACCTACAATTTGGTGGGTCCCGTGATACTACCTTGAAGATCACCCAGGCAGGGAGTCGACCAATCTGATATTACTAAGTTTCAACTTCAGGATCATTGGAACATTTCTCTGCCTTGGCTAGCTGTTCACTACTTTCTTACTAAGCTCAGGATTGCTCGGCTTGATAGTTTTGGCCAATCAAAAATTGGTCCAGTTCTTGATGTAAATATACATGGCTCGCCCGAGATGCTGAATGCTGCCTCTAAGTGATCATCACCCATAAAGATATTTTTTATTTGCGAAGTTTGAAGTAATTCGGCTCCCTTGCAGACCAAGGAGTTGGAGAAGGTGGTCTTAAAAGGTTCTGTTGGAGCTAAATTTTTGCAGAGAACCATGATAACAACTGCTGAATAGTGTCAGCATGTACTACTGAGTATTAGGTTATAATGCGGCTAACACTTGTCTTTAATCACACTGAAAGCACAAACAACATAAATCCACATATGACATGCATATATAAATAAATCCCATGTCCCCCTTTTCGTCCCTTTAgccattttttatcttttttcatttttctttttctttttgtttttcttattatgTCTTATCTTATATTATTGGATAATGATTATTAAATAAAACTAGtgggaagcctaacaagctaagctctgtttttttttattatgtctTATCTTATATATTGGATAATGATTATTAAataaaactagttggaagcctaacaagctaagctccaacgacatactactacattaattgaaccggttgttgtgctagcctaccagcgagcctcatgggtaacctagccggAGGAGCCAAAACGGATGGGGGCTGAGGATGGGGGCTGATAACGAGTTAATAATAaacccttttttttgtttttttttgatattgtCATTGAGTTGATAATTTGATAATGAGTGAATCTGTTTTATGGTTTATCTTGTAAATTTTAAACCCTGCCTGTTTGTCTATCTATTTGTTGGCTCAAGATCAGGATTTTGCGGATTCCTACTGGGTTGcctttctgtttttgtttctttttggccAAGATGTAACAGATCAAGTAGCAAATATAGGTACAACCAAATATTTTACGGATCTCCGTACATTGTACAGACAACATCTCAGATATAGGTGCCAGTTGCACTTTTAAAAGCTTGTTCTCTTGGATTCCCCCTCGATCAACGTGCTTGACCATCATTGGGACTGTTGCTGTAAAGATCATTAGCTACCACATTGTGATCCCATCTCTGAGTTCCATCCTACTTGTCCTCACCGCTCAATAACAGATAAAATCTGCAGAAAATGCCATCAAACTTGTTAGAAGCTCAGAGAAAATGGAATCGTGTATAGGTTTAATAAATACAGTTTTGCAATACAAGTTCATCGAGGCCCATACAAGGGATGTAGAAGAGAGATCAGCAGTTAGGATTCGGGACACTCTTCACCATGCGGATCCCTACTgtgcaaaaaattgtttttttctgTTACAATTTGATTAAAAGTTGATAGTCTAATTATGTACATAACATTCGGAGGGATATATAGCTATTTTTTATgaggacattcttgcagcataaATTATCATTAACCCTCAAATCAATTGGGAGAGAAGAGAGTGATAACCTAACTATAAAAACcatagtaacttcttcttggttTTGAATCCCCCTTGAAATATTAACCATATATATTTTACTATAGAAGATGAGGTCTAATCTACATCTACATTCTAGACGATGTGGTTGAAATATTTACCATATAAATTTTACTATAACATCCACACTTTGGACATGTGTGACTGTCCAACTCTTCGgaatttgtttaaaaaaaaaacaggaaacaAATAACTGGAGGGAGCCAAAAATAGTCATAATTGATTTGTTAACATTCAATAGCACTTACCTTCTCACTTAGTATGCGGAAGTCCTCCAGTTTCATGGCATTTTCAAGTTCCTGCAAAGGAAACAAGATtttaaagaaaaagagatgaggAAAAGATAACTACAAGACATTTTATACACAAATGCTCTATTTTTGGTTTTAGTCTGCCAGTTGCTTTTGATGATATATGGAATAGTGCAAAAAACTGCAGCCCTCTGATTAGAGAGACTTGGATAACTGCAGCATGTTCTGTCATTAAAGAACTGGAGCAGCAATTCAAAACCAGAATAAAGAAAATGGTGTTTGAAGGTGGATATAGAATGAAAAGTAATAAGTGGAACCAGCGCTATGATCTACAGATTGCTTTCTTTAATCTTGGAATAAGACACAGTAAGTTTCAGTGTATCAAGACTTGCTACTGGAATCCTCCTCCTATGGGATATACTATGTTCTGTTGTGATGGCTCATCCTCTGGCAACCCTGGAGCAGCTGGTTTTGGAGTTGTGGTTAGAGATCATGTATGTCAAGTGCTTGGAGTCTCTGGTGG
This genomic stretch from Papaver somniferum cultivar HN1 chromosome 5, ASM357369v1, whole genome shotgun sequence harbors:
- the LOC113283062 gene encoding transcription factor PIF1-like, encoding MNRWCVPDFEVEEDHHLIPSSSGLHRPPNNKPSKHGGDELVELLWENGQLVNQNHKSHRKKTHHYSNSKYPYQSPQDDFGGASISGRREFQDMGSRLMEETGEGGAATGSQHLFMEEDEMASWLHYPLSPDDNSAFRPRFGADDNHNNLVYATQFGGDYTPPQPQPQPPVNRITQIIDDHPTEHKLPAPTPPEHKLPAPTPPTPPEHKFSAAAPTPAPHRPPIPTPMSSSSSSKFHNFGHFSRHKMLQSDESQPTTSDKMRTGSAVLGSSCETPPMWASKSSDTAVPEKDEAAVASEQMTTRTSSSAGSGAGAEPSTKMPTEDRKRKARETDEQEYQSEDDKFESVDTKKQARGSTSARRARAAEVHNLSERRRRDRINEKMKALQELIPRCNKSDKASMLDEAIEYLKSLQLQVQMMSMGCGMVPMMFPPGVQQYMSPMGMGMGMGMDFGLNRPIMMPYTSVLAPRPPHLGQTPPVPGFRVPPPPANTNNSLRPPIFPADPYQNYFNSLHMQVPRRPDQNESMAQPCPSKGARVTTTTSLDDPCFTATTVKETDAGTNLQFGGSRDTTLKITQAGSRPI